One segment of Meriones unguiculatus strain TT.TT164.6M chromosome 3, Bangor_MerUng_6.1, whole genome shotgun sequence DNA contains the following:
- the Zscan20 gene encoding zinc finger and SCAN domain-containing protein 20 isoform X6: MPPQSLKENGSSSSSAVFTPLVPADPKIENTGDWEVAAESQETLSPRREAKEEPCEDPAGDDCGTGVCLGVPVSKPSVTSHHERGPETLGLSLTNCGNGSTADDSLDSEQDKSAQEEQCQWDGEDMKMSGVHWSYEETKTFLAILSESPFSEKLRTCHQNRQVYQAIAERLRARGFLRTLEQCRYRVKNLLRNYRKAKNSHPPGTCPFYEELEALVRARTAIRRTSGPEEGVVLPRLGDSDTEMDDQEEGSWEPVEATEGCSDFGLATEESIQGSSISGGPALLQSRIAGVHWGFEETKAFLAILSESPFSEKLRTCHQNSQVYRAIAERLCALGFLRTLEQCRYRFKNLLRSYRKAKSSHPPGTCPFYEELDSLMRARTVIRAMEMVGEATGLPGSGQGGTEADDQEGWAEMEDEDAIKPLTPDPQTPDVGFKVKHEDEDQISEQDVFGDWPGALSEYTTEAVGQPHASGEDRENEDEGEWRSTVLWEEYSSEEDLEKLIDHQGLYLTEKPQKCDARVEGFSQKFHFFAHQQTHTGEAPHHCPDRGKGFSDCSNPSTHQRTHTGEKPLSCLECGESFADHSALIAHQRAHAGEKSHKCGERGKSFIQSPHPRKHQRGHAGETPEQRNELVENVGQSPSPSVPWRNSAWETPTQPPSVSMGAGSPGGHRGDSAEKLFQCPECGQCFSKSSALTSHQRTHTGEKPYECAECGKSFSKSSSLSNHQRTHRGVKTHKCADCGKCFSERSKLVTHQRVHTGEKPYECLECGKFFRDRSNLITHHRIHTGEKPYKCEVCGKCFNQSSSLIIHQRIHTGERPYRCTECGKGFSNSSHFSAHRRTHTGGKAL; this comes from the exons ATGCCACCTCAGTCCTTGAAAGAGAATG GGTCATCCTCTTCTTCAGCTGTCTTCACGCCCCTAGTCCCAGCTGATCCAAAGATAGAGAACACTGGAGATTGGGAGGTGGCAGCCGAGTCCCAG GAAACCCTGAGCCCCAGAAGAGAAGCCAAGGAGGAGCCCTGCGAGGACCCTGCAGGAGATGATTGCGGAACCGGTGTGTGCCTGG GAGTTCCAGTTTCAAAGCCAAGTGTCACCTCCCATCATGAGCGAGGACCAGAGACTTTGGGGCTGAGCCTTACAAACTGTGGGAATGGGAGCACTGCAGATGATAGCCTGGACAGTGAGCAAGACAAATCAGCCCAGGAAGAACAATGCCAGTGGGATGGGGAGGACATGAAGATGTCAGGTGTTCACTGGAGCTACGAGGAGACCAAGACTTTCCTGGCAATCTTAAGTGAGTCGCCATTCTCTGAAAAGCTCCGGACTTGTCACCAGAACCGCCAGGTATACCAGGCTATTGCAGAGCGGCTGAGGGCCCGGGGCTTCTTGCGGACTCTGGAGCAGTGTCGCTACAGGGTCAAAAACCTTCTGCGCAATTACCGGAAAGCCAAGAACAGTCACCCCCCAGGGACCTGCCCCTTCTATGAGGAGCTGGAGGCCCTGGTGAGGGCTCGGACAGCCATCAGAAGAACGagtgggccagaagagggtgtggtaCTCCCCAGGCTGGGCGACAGCGACACTGAGATGGATGACCAAGAGGAAGGGAGCTGGGAGCCTGTGGAAGCAACAGAAGGCTGCAGTGATTTTGGCCTGGCCACTGAGGAATCTATTCAGGGGTCCAGCATTTCAGGGGGCCCAGCCCTGCTCCAGAGCCGCATTG CAGGTGTGCACTGGGGCTTCGAGGAGACCAAGGCCTTTCTGGCAATTCTCAGTGAGTCACCGTTCTCCGAAAAGCTTCGCACTTGCCACCAAAACAGCCAGGTCTACCGGGCTATTGCGGAGCGGCTGTGTGCGCTGGGCTTCCTGCGGACTCTGGAACAGTGCCGCTACAGATTTAAAAACCTCCTTCGAAGCTACAGGAAAGCTAAGAGCAGCCATCCACCAGGAACCTGCCCCTTCTATGAGGAGCTGGACTCCCTGATGAGGGCTCGGACTGTGATCAGGGCCATGGAGATGGTAGGAGAAGCCACAGGTCTTCCTGGATCTGGGCAAGGCGGTACTGAGGCTGATGACCAAGAAGGCTGGGCCGAGATGGAAGATGAAGATGCCATTAAACCTCTGACCCCAGATCCCCAAACTCCAGATGTAG GTTTTAAGGTGAAGCATGAGGATGAAGACCAGATTTCAGAGCAGGATGTTTTTGGGGATTGGCCTGGAGCCTTATCAGAATATACCACAGAAGCTGTTGGGCAGCCTCATGCCTCGGGGGAGGACCGTGAGAACGAGGATGAGGGCGAGTGGAGAAGTACTGTCCTGTGGGAAGAGTACTCCTCTGAGGAGGACTTAGAAAAACTCATTGACCATCAAGGCCTGTACCTCACGGAGAAACCCCAAAAATGTGACGCACGCGTGGAAGGCTTCAGTCAGAAATTCCACTTCTTTGCCCACCAACAGACCCACACAGGGGAGGCGCCCCACCATTGTCCCGACCGTGGAAAGGGTTTTAGTGACTGTTCCAACCCCAGCACCCACCAGAGAACCCACACTGGGGAGAAGCCCCTCAGCTGCCTGGAGTGTGGGGAGAGCTTCGCTGACCATTCTGCTCTCATCGCCCACCAGAGAGCGCACGCAGGGGAAAAGTCCCACAAGTGTGGGGAGAGGGGGAAAAGCTTCATCCAGAGCCCACACCCACGGAAGCATCAGCGAGGCCACGCGGGAGAAACTCCTGAGCAGCGTAACGAGCTCGTGGAGAACGTTGGCCAGAGCCCGTCTCCTAGTGTTCCCTGGAGAAATTCTGCATGGGAGACGCCTACCCAACCTCCGAGTGTGAGCATGGGCGCGGGCTCGCCCGGAGGCCATCGCGGCGACTCGGCAGAGAAGCTGTTTCAGTGCCCTGAGTGTGGCCAGTGCTTCTCCAAGAGCTCTGCCCTCACGAGCCACCAAAGAACCCACACAGGCGAGAAGCCGTACGAGTGCGCCGAGTGCGGGAAGAGCTTCAGCAAGAGCTCCAGCCTGTCCAACCACCAGCGGACCCACCGAGGTGTGAAGACGCACAAGTGTGCGGACTGCGGCAAGTGCTTCAGCGAGCGCTCCAAGCTGGTCACCCACCAGAGGGTGCACACGGGGGAGAAGCCCTACGAATGCCTCGAGTGCGGCAAGTTCTTCCGAGACCGGTCCAACCTCATCACCCACCATCGGATCCACACGGGAGAAAAGCCGTACAAGTGCGAAGTGTGTGGGAAGTGCTTCAACCAGAGCTCCAGCCTTATCATCCACCAGAGGATCCACACGGGGGAGAGACCCTACAGGTGCACGGAGTGCGGCAAAGGCTTCAGCAACAGCTCCCACTTCAGCGCCCACCGCCGAACCCACACCGGGGGGAAAGCGTTGTAG
- the Zscan20 gene encoding zinc finger and SCAN domain-containing protein 20 isoform X2 codes for MMAVASPAPESEGFFIVKLEEDLWETDSKPQEEAPDTVPGLEVSRRCFRQFQYQDAAGPHEAFSQLWALCCRWLRPEIRLKEQILELLVLEQFLSILPQEVQTWVQARHPESGEEAVALVEDWHREAWATGQQVRPKGLELCAEESRPFKAAEEYQKFHLKPGSPCPEGQPRKLWAEDTCPDLSKMPPQSLKENGSSSSSAVFTPLVPADPKIENTGDWEVAAESQETLSPRREAKEEPCEDPAGDDCGTGVCLGVPVSKPSVTSHHERGPETLGLSLTNCGNGSTADDSLDSEQDKSAQEEQCQWDGEDMKMSGVHWSYEETKTFLAILSESPFSEKLRTCHQNRQVYQAIAERLRARGFLRTLEQCRYRVKNLLRNYRKAKNSHPPGTCPFYEELEALVRARTAIRRTSGPEEGVVLPRLGDSDTEMDDQEEGSWEPVEATEGCSDFGLATEESIQGSSISGGPALLQSRIGVHWGFEETKAFLAILSESPFSEKLRTCHQNSQVYRAIAERLCALGFLRTLEQCRYRFKNLLRSYRKAKSSHPPGTCPFYEELDSLMRARTVIRAMEMVGEATGLPGSGQGGTEADDQEGWAEMEDEDAIKPLTPDPQTPDVGFKVKHEDEDQISEQDVFGDWPGALSEYTTEAVGQPHASGEDRENEDEGEWRSTVLWEEYSSEEDLEKLIDHQGLYLTEKPQKCDARVEGFSQKFHFFAHQQTHTGEAPHHCPDRGKGFSDCSNPSTHQRTHTGEKPLSCLECGESFADHSALIAHQRAHAGEKSHKCGERGKSFIQSPHPRKHQRGHAGETPEQRNELVENVGQSPSPSVPWRNSAWETPTQPPSVSMGAGSPGGHRGDSAEKLFQCPECGQCFSKSSALTSHQRTHTGEKPYECAECGKSFSKSSSLSNHQRTHRGVKTHKCADCGKCFSERSKLVTHQRVHTGEKPYECLECGKFFRDRSNLITHHRIHTGEKPYKCEVCGKCFNQSSSLIIHQRIHTGERPYRCTECGKGFSNSSHFSAHRRTHTGGKAL; via the exons ATGATGGCTGTGGCCTCCCCAGCACCAGAGTCCGAAGGCTTCTTCATTGTGAAACTGGAGGAGGACTTGTGGGAAACTGACTCCAAACCCCAGGAGGAGGCACCTGACACTGTCCCTGGCCTTGAGGTTTCCCGCCGGTGTTTCAGGCAGTTCCAGTACCAGGATGCAGCAGGACCCCACGAGGCCTTCAGCCAGCTCTGGGCTCTCTGCTGTCGTTGGCTGAGGCCTGAGATCCGCCTCAAAGAGCAGATCCTGGAGCTGCTGGTGCTGGAGCAGTTCCTGTCCATCTTACCCCAGGAGGTGCAGACCTGGGTGCAGGCACGGCACCCTGAGAGCGGGGAGGAGGCGGTGGCCCTGGTAGAGGACTGGCACCGAGAGGCCTGGGCTACCGGGCAGCAGGTGAGGCCGAAG GGACTCGAGCTGTGTGCTGAAGAGTCCAGGCCCTTCAAAGCAGCTGAGGAGTATCAGAAGTTCCATCTGAAGCCAGGGTCCCCCTGCCCTGAGGGACAGCCCCGGAAACTGTGGGCGGAGGATACATGCCCTGACCTTTCCAAGATGCCACCTCAGTCCTTGAAAGAGAATG GGTCATCCTCTTCTTCAGCTGTCTTCACGCCCCTAGTCCCAGCTGATCCAAAGATAGAGAACACTGGAGATTGGGAGGTGGCAGCCGAGTCCCAG GAAACCCTGAGCCCCAGAAGAGAAGCCAAGGAGGAGCCCTGCGAGGACCCTGCAGGAGATGATTGCGGAACCGGTGTGTGCCTGG GAGTTCCAGTTTCAAAGCCAAGTGTCACCTCCCATCATGAGCGAGGACCAGAGACTTTGGGGCTGAGCCTTACAAACTGTGGGAATGGGAGCACTGCAGATGATAGCCTGGACAGTGAGCAAGACAAATCAGCCCAGGAAGAACAATGCCAGTGGGATGGGGAGGACATGAAGATGTCAGGTGTTCACTGGAGCTACGAGGAGACCAAGACTTTCCTGGCAATCTTAAGTGAGTCGCCATTCTCTGAAAAGCTCCGGACTTGTCACCAGAACCGCCAGGTATACCAGGCTATTGCAGAGCGGCTGAGGGCCCGGGGCTTCTTGCGGACTCTGGAGCAGTGTCGCTACAGGGTCAAAAACCTTCTGCGCAATTACCGGAAAGCCAAGAACAGTCACCCCCCAGGGACCTGCCCCTTCTATGAGGAGCTGGAGGCCCTGGTGAGGGCTCGGACAGCCATCAGAAGAACGagtgggccagaagagggtgtggtaCTCCCCAGGCTGGGCGACAGCGACACTGAGATGGATGACCAAGAGGAAGGGAGCTGGGAGCCTGTGGAAGCAACAGAAGGCTGCAGTGATTTTGGCCTGGCCACTGAGGAATCTATTCAGGGGTCCAGCATTTCAGGGGGCCCAGCCCTGCTCCAGAGCCGCATTG GTGTGCACTGGGGCTTCGAGGAGACCAAGGCCTTTCTGGCAATTCTCAGTGAGTCACCGTTCTCCGAAAAGCTTCGCACTTGCCACCAAAACAGCCAGGTCTACCGGGCTATTGCGGAGCGGCTGTGTGCGCTGGGCTTCCTGCGGACTCTGGAACAGTGCCGCTACAGATTTAAAAACCTCCTTCGAAGCTACAGGAAAGCTAAGAGCAGCCATCCACCAGGAACCTGCCCCTTCTATGAGGAGCTGGACTCCCTGATGAGGGCTCGGACTGTGATCAGGGCCATGGAGATGGTAGGAGAAGCCACAGGTCTTCCTGGATCTGGGCAAGGCGGTACTGAGGCTGATGACCAAGAAGGCTGGGCCGAGATGGAAGATGAAGATGCCATTAAACCTCTGACCCCAGATCCCCAAACTCCAGATGTAG GTTTTAAGGTGAAGCATGAGGATGAAGACCAGATTTCAGAGCAGGATGTTTTTGGGGATTGGCCTGGAGCCTTATCAGAATATACCACAGAAGCTGTTGGGCAGCCTCATGCCTCGGGGGAGGACCGTGAGAACGAGGATGAGGGCGAGTGGAGAAGTACTGTCCTGTGGGAAGAGTACTCCTCTGAGGAGGACTTAGAAAAACTCATTGACCATCAAGGCCTGTACCTCACGGAGAAACCCCAAAAATGTGACGCACGCGTGGAAGGCTTCAGTCAGAAATTCCACTTCTTTGCCCACCAACAGACCCACACAGGGGAGGCGCCCCACCATTGTCCCGACCGTGGAAAGGGTTTTAGTGACTGTTCCAACCCCAGCACCCACCAGAGAACCCACACTGGGGAGAAGCCCCTCAGCTGCCTGGAGTGTGGGGAGAGCTTCGCTGACCATTCTGCTCTCATCGCCCACCAGAGAGCGCACGCAGGGGAAAAGTCCCACAAGTGTGGGGAGAGGGGGAAAAGCTTCATCCAGAGCCCACACCCACGGAAGCATCAGCGAGGCCACGCGGGAGAAACTCCTGAGCAGCGTAACGAGCTCGTGGAGAACGTTGGCCAGAGCCCGTCTCCTAGTGTTCCCTGGAGAAATTCTGCATGGGAGACGCCTACCCAACCTCCGAGTGTGAGCATGGGCGCGGGCTCGCCCGGAGGCCATCGCGGCGACTCGGCAGAGAAGCTGTTTCAGTGCCCTGAGTGTGGCCAGTGCTTCTCCAAGAGCTCTGCCCTCACGAGCCACCAAAGAACCCACACAGGCGAGAAGCCGTACGAGTGCGCCGAGTGCGGGAAGAGCTTCAGCAAGAGCTCCAGCCTGTCCAACCACCAGCGGACCCACCGAGGTGTGAAGACGCACAAGTGTGCGGACTGCGGCAAGTGCTTCAGCGAGCGCTCCAAGCTGGTCACCCACCAGAGGGTGCACACGGGGGAGAAGCCCTACGAATGCCTCGAGTGCGGCAAGTTCTTCCGAGACCGGTCCAACCTCATCACCCACCATCGGATCCACACGGGAGAAAAGCCGTACAAGTGCGAAGTGTGTGGGAAGTGCTTCAACCAGAGCTCCAGCCTTATCATCCACCAGAGGATCCACACGGGGGAGAGACCCTACAGGTGCACGGAGTGCGGCAAAGGCTTCAGCAACAGCTCCCACTTCAGCGCCCACCGCCGAACCCACACCGGGGGGAAAGCGTTGTAG
- the Zscan20 gene encoding zinc finger and SCAN domain-containing protein 20 isoform X3 — translation MMAVASPAPESEGFFIVKLEEDLWETDSKPQEEAPDTVPGLEVSRRCFRQFQYQDAAGPHEAFSQLWALCCRWLRPEIRLKEQILELLVLEQFLSILPQEVQTWVQARHPESGEEAVALVEDWHREAWATGQQGLELCAEESRPFKAAEEYQKFHLKPGSPCPEGQPRKLWAEDTCPDLSKMPPQSLKENGSSSSSAVFTPLVPADPKIENTGDWEVAAESQETLSPRREAKEEPCEDPAGDDCGTGVCLGVPVSKPSVTSHHERGPETLGLSLTNCGNGSTADDSLDSEQDKSAQEEQCQWDGEDMKMSGVHWSYEETKTFLAILSESPFSEKLRTCHQNRQVYQAIAERLRARGFLRTLEQCRYRVKNLLRNYRKAKNSHPPGTCPFYEELEALVRARTAIRRTSGPEEGVVLPRLGDSDTEMDDQEEGSWEPVEATEGCSDFGLATEESIQGSSISGGPALLQSRIAGVHWGFEETKAFLAILSESPFSEKLRTCHQNSQVYRAIAERLCALGFLRTLEQCRYRFKNLLRSYRKAKSSHPPGTCPFYEELDSLMRARTVIRAMEMVGEATGLPGSGQGGTEADDQEGWAEMEDEDAIKPLTPDPQTPDVGFKVKHEDEDQISEQDVFGDWPGALSEYTTEAVGQPHASGEDRENEDEGEWRSTVLWEEYSSEEDLEKLIDHQGLYLTEKPQKCDARVEGFSQKFHFFAHQQTHTGEAPHHCPDRGKGFSDCSNPSTHQRTHTGEKPLSCLECGESFADHSALIAHQRAHAGEKSHKCGERGKSFIQSPHPRKHQRGHAGETPEQRNELVENVGQSPSPSVPWRNSAWETPTQPPSVSMGAGSPGGHRGDSAEKLFQCPECGQCFSKSSALTSHQRTHTGEKPYECAECGKSFSKSSSLSNHQRTHRGVKTHKCADCGKCFSERSKLVTHQRVHTGEKPYECLECGKFFRDRSNLITHHRIHTGEKPYKCEVCGKCFNQSSSLIIHQRIHTGERPYRCTECGKGFSNSSHFSAHRRTHTGGKAL, via the exons ATGATGGCTGTGGCCTCCCCAGCACCAGAGTCCGAAGGCTTCTTCATTGTGAAACTGGAGGAGGACTTGTGGGAAACTGACTCCAAACCCCAGGAGGAGGCACCTGACACTGTCCCTGGCCTTGAGGTTTCCCGCCGGTGTTTCAGGCAGTTCCAGTACCAGGATGCAGCAGGACCCCACGAGGCCTTCAGCCAGCTCTGGGCTCTCTGCTGTCGTTGGCTGAGGCCTGAGATCCGCCTCAAAGAGCAGATCCTGGAGCTGCTGGTGCTGGAGCAGTTCCTGTCCATCTTACCCCAGGAGGTGCAGACCTGGGTGCAGGCACGGCACCCTGAGAGCGGGGAGGAGGCGGTGGCCCTGGTAGAGGACTGGCACCGAGAGGCCTGGGCTACCGGGCAGCAG GGACTCGAGCTGTGTGCTGAAGAGTCCAGGCCCTTCAAAGCAGCTGAGGAGTATCAGAAGTTCCATCTGAAGCCAGGGTCCCCCTGCCCTGAGGGACAGCCCCGGAAACTGTGGGCGGAGGATACATGCCCTGACCTTTCCAAGATGCCACCTCAGTCCTTGAAAGAGAATG GGTCATCCTCTTCTTCAGCTGTCTTCACGCCCCTAGTCCCAGCTGATCCAAAGATAGAGAACACTGGAGATTGGGAGGTGGCAGCCGAGTCCCAG GAAACCCTGAGCCCCAGAAGAGAAGCCAAGGAGGAGCCCTGCGAGGACCCTGCAGGAGATGATTGCGGAACCGGTGTGTGCCTGG GAGTTCCAGTTTCAAAGCCAAGTGTCACCTCCCATCATGAGCGAGGACCAGAGACTTTGGGGCTGAGCCTTACAAACTGTGGGAATGGGAGCACTGCAGATGATAGCCTGGACAGTGAGCAAGACAAATCAGCCCAGGAAGAACAATGCCAGTGGGATGGGGAGGACATGAAGATGTCAGGTGTTCACTGGAGCTACGAGGAGACCAAGACTTTCCTGGCAATCTTAAGTGAGTCGCCATTCTCTGAAAAGCTCCGGACTTGTCACCAGAACCGCCAGGTATACCAGGCTATTGCAGAGCGGCTGAGGGCCCGGGGCTTCTTGCGGACTCTGGAGCAGTGTCGCTACAGGGTCAAAAACCTTCTGCGCAATTACCGGAAAGCCAAGAACAGTCACCCCCCAGGGACCTGCCCCTTCTATGAGGAGCTGGAGGCCCTGGTGAGGGCTCGGACAGCCATCAGAAGAACGagtgggccagaagagggtgtggtaCTCCCCAGGCTGGGCGACAGCGACACTGAGATGGATGACCAAGAGGAAGGGAGCTGGGAGCCTGTGGAAGCAACAGAAGGCTGCAGTGATTTTGGCCTGGCCACTGAGGAATCTATTCAGGGGTCCAGCATTTCAGGGGGCCCAGCCCTGCTCCAGAGCCGCATTG CAGGTGTGCACTGGGGCTTCGAGGAGACCAAGGCCTTTCTGGCAATTCTCAGTGAGTCACCGTTCTCCGAAAAGCTTCGCACTTGCCACCAAAACAGCCAGGTCTACCGGGCTATTGCGGAGCGGCTGTGTGCGCTGGGCTTCCTGCGGACTCTGGAACAGTGCCGCTACAGATTTAAAAACCTCCTTCGAAGCTACAGGAAAGCTAAGAGCAGCCATCCACCAGGAACCTGCCCCTTCTATGAGGAGCTGGACTCCCTGATGAGGGCTCGGACTGTGATCAGGGCCATGGAGATGGTAGGAGAAGCCACAGGTCTTCCTGGATCTGGGCAAGGCGGTACTGAGGCTGATGACCAAGAAGGCTGGGCCGAGATGGAAGATGAAGATGCCATTAAACCTCTGACCCCAGATCCCCAAACTCCAGATGTAG GTTTTAAGGTGAAGCATGAGGATGAAGACCAGATTTCAGAGCAGGATGTTTTTGGGGATTGGCCTGGAGCCTTATCAGAATATACCACAGAAGCTGTTGGGCAGCCTCATGCCTCGGGGGAGGACCGTGAGAACGAGGATGAGGGCGAGTGGAGAAGTACTGTCCTGTGGGAAGAGTACTCCTCTGAGGAGGACTTAGAAAAACTCATTGACCATCAAGGCCTGTACCTCACGGAGAAACCCCAAAAATGTGACGCACGCGTGGAAGGCTTCAGTCAGAAATTCCACTTCTTTGCCCACCAACAGACCCACACAGGGGAGGCGCCCCACCATTGTCCCGACCGTGGAAAGGGTTTTAGTGACTGTTCCAACCCCAGCACCCACCAGAGAACCCACACTGGGGAGAAGCCCCTCAGCTGCCTGGAGTGTGGGGAGAGCTTCGCTGACCATTCTGCTCTCATCGCCCACCAGAGAGCGCACGCAGGGGAAAAGTCCCACAAGTGTGGGGAGAGGGGGAAAAGCTTCATCCAGAGCCCACACCCACGGAAGCATCAGCGAGGCCACGCGGGAGAAACTCCTGAGCAGCGTAACGAGCTCGTGGAGAACGTTGGCCAGAGCCCGTCTCCTAGTGTTCCCTGGAGAAATTCTGCATGGGAGACGCCTACCCAACCTCCGAGTGTGAGCATGGGCGCGGGCTCGCCCGGAGGCCATCGCGGCGACTCGGCAGAGAAGCTGTTTCAGTGCCCTGAGTGTGGCCAGTGCTTCTCCAAGAGCTCTGCCCTCACGAGCCACCAAAGAACCCACACAGGCGAGAAGCCGTACGAGTGCGCCGAGTGCGGGAAGAGCTTCAGCAAGAGCTCCAGCCTGTCCAACCACCAGCGGACCCACCGAGGTGTGAAGACGCACAAGTGTGCGGACTGCGGCAAGTGCTTCAGCGAGCGCTCCAAGCTGGTCACCCACCAGAGGGTGCACACGGGGGAGAAGCCCTACGAATGCCTCGAGTGCGGCAAGTTCTTCCGAGACCGGTCCAACCTCATCACCCACCATCGGATCCACACGGGAGAAAAGCCGTACAAGTGCGAAGTGTGTGGGAAGTGCTTCAACCAGAGCTCCAGCCTTATCATCCACCAGAGGATCCACACGGGGGAGAGACCCTACAGGTGCACGGAGTGCGGCAAAGGCTTCAGCAACAGCTCCCACTTCAGCGCCCACCGCCGAACCCACACCGGGGGGAAAGCGTTGTAG